In the genome of Desulfovibrio desulfuricans, one region contains:
- a CDS encoding basic amino acid ABC transporter substrate-binding protein: MIRRLMLALVAVSLLCSQAMAAEKFVVATDCTWPPMEMLDANKQPEGFDVDFIKAVAKAAGFEVDVRNIAWDGIFGGVATGQYDIVASATTITEERQKQFDFSDPYYEVAQAVVLPTGKAIKTLADLKGKKVGGQIGTTGVFVIRKAGVAVDLKEYDDVGLAIQDMLGGRLDAVICDDPVALYYVNKKADTAGKLNISFKTDEKEFYGFTVRKDRKDLVEKLNKGIKEVKASGVEAQLLQKWMGASK; encoded by the coding sequence ATGATTCGTCGCTTGATGCTGGCCCTGGTTGCCGTCTCCCTGCTGTGCAGCCAGGCTATGGCTGCGGAAAAATTTGTTGTGGCCACAGACTGCACCTGGCCCCCCATGGAAATGCTGGACGCCAACAAGCAGCCTGAAGGTTTTGATGTGGACTTCATCAAGGCCGTTGCCAAGGCAGCCGGTTTTGAGGTCGATGTGCGCAACATCGCCTGGGACGGCATCTTCGGCGGCGTGGCCACCGGCCAGTACGATATTGTGGCCTCCGCCACCACCATTACCGAAGAACGCCAGAAGCAGTTTGACTTCTCCGACCCTTATTATGAAGTAGCCCAGGCCGTTGTGCTGCCCACGGGCAAGGCCATCAAGACCCTTGCCGACCTCAAGGGCAAAAAGGTGGGCGGCCAGATCGGCACCACCGGCGTGTTTGTCATCCGCAAGGCTGGCGTTGCCGTTGACCTCAAGGAATACGACGACGTGGGCCTGGCTATTCAGGACATGCTGGGCGGCCGCCTTGACGCCGTCATCTGCGACGACCCGGTTGCGCTGTACTATGTAAACAAGAAGGCCGACACCGCCGGCAAGCTCAATATTTCTTTCAAGACCGACGAAAAGGAATTCTACGGCTTTACCGTGCGCAAGGACCGCAAGGACCTGGTGGAAAAGCTGAACAAGGGCATCAAGGAAGTCAAGGCTTCCGGCGTGGAAGCTCAGCTGCTGCAAAAGTGGATGGGCGCCTCCAAGTAA
- a CDS encoding basic amino acid ABC transporter substrate-binding protein: MFRRVTLALLTLALLCGPAAAAEKFIVASDCTWPPMEMLDANKQPEGFSTDYLRAMGKAAGFEVEVRNIAWDGIFGGVATGQYDIVASSVTITPEREKQFDFSAPYYEVVQAVVLPAGKSIKTLADLKGKKVGGQIGTTGIFVMRKANAGSDIKEYDDVGLAIQDLVGGRLDAVICDDPVAMYYVNKKPDTAGKLNISFKADEKEYYGFTVRKGRKDLVEKLNKGIAAVKASGEDRKIAEKWLGK, encoded by the coding sequence ATGTTTCGCCGTGTAACTCTTGCCCTGCTCACCCTCGCCCTGCTCTGCGGGCCGGCGGCTGCCGCCGAAAAGTTCATTGTGGCCAGCGACTGCACCTGGCCCCCCATGGAAATGCTTGACGCCAACAAGCAGCCCGAAGGCTTCTCCACCGACTACCTCCGCGCCATGGGCAAAGCCGCCGGCTTTGAGGTAGAAGTGCGCAACATCGCGTGGGACGGCATCTTTGGCGGCGTGGCCACCGGCCAGTACGACATAGTGGCCTCCTCGGTGACCATCACCCCCGAACGCGAAAAGCAGTTTGATTTCTCCGCTCCTTACTATGAAGTGGTTCAGGCCGTGGTGCTGCCCGCTGGCAAGAGCATCAAGACCCTGGCCGACCTCAAGGGCAAAAAGGTGGGCGGCCAGATCGGCACCACCGGTATTTTTGTTATGCGCAAGGCCAATGCTGGCTCCGACATCAAGGAATACGACGATGTAGGTCTGGCCATCCAGGACCTCGTGGGCGGCCGTCTTGACGCCGTTATCTGCGACGACCCCGTTGCCATGTACTATGTCAACAAAAAGCCTGACACCGCCGGCAAGCTGAACATCTCGTTCAAGGCCGACGAAAAGGAATACTATGGCTTCACCGTTCGCAAGGGCCGCAAGGACCTGGTGGAAAAGCTGAACAAGGGCATTGCCGCTGTGAAGGCTTCTGGCGAAGACCGCAAGATTGCTGAAAAATGGCTTGGTAAATAA
- a CDS encoding NYN domain-containing protein → MARFTGFDEVFSALYVDFDNIYTRFLEIDPEAARAFGSVPYRWVRWIENHALRILYGEGVRRRILKRMCYLNPQRYQEYRNPFIRSAFQVVDCPPLTTRGKTSTDIHLVMDCMDDLSHSTHFDEFIILSGDADFTPLLIRLQEHARRTLVLSVGYSSPAYTAAASWRIREDWFLQQALRDERADDVDDQPVPPVMPTAIQPPVPPVPRAPQMAPHTPQLAPHAPEGNVDDEEDGPAPGNAW, encoded by the coding sequence ATGGCAAGATTTACCGGTTTTGACGAAGTATTCAGTGCGCTTTACGTTGATTTTGACAATATCTACACACGTTTTCTTGAAATTGACCCTGAGGCGGCACGCGCTTTTGGCTCCGTGCCGTACCGCTGGGTGCGCTGGATTGAAAACCACGCGCTGCGCATTCTTTACGGCGAGGGCGTACGCCGCCGCATTCTCAAACGCATGTGCTATCTGAACCCCCAGCGTTATCAGGAATACCGCAACCCCTTTATCCGCAGCGCCTTTCAGGTGGTTGACTGCCCCCCGCTGACAACGCGCGGCAAAACGAGCACCGATATCCACCTCGTTATGGACTGCATGGACGACCTCTCGCATTCCACGCATTTTGACGAGTTCATCATCCTTTCCGGCGACGCCGATTTCACCCCCCTGCTCATCCGCCTGCAGGAGCACGCCCGGCGCACGCTGGTGCTCTCGGTGGGCTATTCGTCGCCCGCGTACACGGCGGCGGCCTCGTGGCGCATCCGCGAAGACTGGTTTTTGCAGCAGGCCCTGCGCGATGAGCGCGCCGACGATGTGGACGACCAGCCCGTTCCCCCGGTGATGCCTACCGCAATCCAGCCGCCCGTGCCGCCCGTGCCCCGCGCGCCCCAGATGGCCCCGCACACGCCCCAGCTGGCCCCGCACGCGCCCGAGGGCAACGTGGATGACGAAGAGGACGGCCCCGCGCCGGGCAATGCGTGGTAA
- a CDS encoding O-antigen ligase family protein — protein MQNILAEAKNQWQKARQSLLEAERNPSGAPWDRWLFWSFWLSLATFPVGYGAREVLPVVCFIFLLFYYRYNWSKSVLRRLDARPLFYCLWAMIAIGVVFSEHVWVSVLHAGTGINKGFILPFIAMECVHGEKDLRRLVWACVLACFWEGLDGLHQALTGADFIFGYACNAGRLTGSLGDYTVGNYIALALIPAFALWFVLRRALSPLVSGLLCFALLWPAFFLLIGAASRSGALAVAAAFGLWILLRGGRGRWKFAVMSLVILLGVLVLQGRAGVGAVERDGRWSLWDLAWRVFCEHPWLGAGAGRYNEAFRALGLTPEKDLITISHPHNLYLDMLYAHGIIGFTLGMIFLLGFVWWGYRRIRPRLLAEMAGKSPSIYWRMTAWFWIGFGGWLVNGIFGHDFYRIWWLALAMSHLGVMIGAVVNGLGAAPDDLAAQARRDEASAVESSTP, from the coding sequence GTGCAAAATATACTTGCCGAGGCAAAAAATCAGTGGCAGAAGGCGCGGCAGAGTCTGCTTGAGGCGGAGCGCAATCCGTCAGGCGCGCCGTGGGACAGATGGCTGTTCTGGTCGTTCTGGCTTTCGCTGGCGACCTTTCCTGTCGGCTATGGCGCACGCGAAGTCTTGCCTGTTGTCTGCTTCATATTCCTTTTATTTTACTATCGATACAACTGGTCAAAAAGCGTACTGCGCAGGCTTGATGCACGCCCGCTTTTTTACTGCCTGTGGGCCATGATCGCTATTGGGGTTGTCTTTTCAGAGCATGTCTGGGTTTCTGTGCTGCACGCGGGCACAGGCATCAACAAGGGTTTTATCCTGCCATTTATCGCCATGGAGTGCGTGCACGGCGAAAAAGACCTGCGACGCCTTGTGTGGGCCTGCGTTCTGGCCTGTTTTTGGGAGGGGCTCGACGGTCTGCACCAGGCGCTTACCGGTGCGGATTTTATCTTTGGCTACGCCTGCAACGCCGGTCGCCTCACCGGCAGCCTCGGCGACTACACGGTGGGCAATTACATAGCGCTGGCGCTGATTCCCGCTTTTGCCCTGTGGTTTGTGTTGCGCCGCGCGTTGTCCCCTCTGGTTTCGGGGCTGTTGTGTTTTGCACTGCTGTGGCCCGCATTTTTTCTGCTGATCGGGGCGGCCAGCCGCAGCGGGGCGCTGGCCGTGGCCGCGGCCTTTGGCTTGTGGATACTGCTGCGCGGCGGGCGTGGCCGCTGGAAATTTGCCGTCATGTCGCTGGTCATCCTGCTGGGCGTGCTTGTGCTGCAAGGGCGCGCGGGGGTCGGCGCTGTGGAGCGCGATGGCCGCTGGAGCTTGTGGGATCTCGCCTGGCGCGTCTTTTGCGAGCATCCCTGGCTGGGAGCTGGCGCGGGGCGGTACAATGAGGCCTTTCGCGCTTTGGGGCTCACCCCCGAAAAAGACCTTATCACCATCAGTCATCCGCACAATCTTTATCTGGATATGCTTTATGCCCACGGTATTATTGGTTTTACACTGGGCATGATTTTTTTGCTGGGCTTTGTCTGGTGGGGATACCGGCGCATCCGCCCCCGCCTGCTGGCTGAGATGGCGGGCAAAAGCCCCAGTATCTACTGGCGCATGACGGCCTGGTTCTGGATCGGCTTTGGCGGCTGGCTGGTAAACGGCATATTTGGGCATGACTTTTACCGCATATGGTGGCTGGCCCTTGCCATGAGCCACCTTGGCGTCATGATCGGCGCGGTGGTAAACGGCCTCGGGGCCGCCCCGGACGATTTGGCTGCGCAGGCCCGTCGAGACGAGGCTTCTGCCGTGGAGTCTTCCACCCCGTAA
- the thyX gene encoding FAD-dependent thymidylate synthase, which yields MLDEKFTGNGKVVLLAGGGKIYTDIAARFVRSERSLEEIAASPYSRQIVQNILDSGHRAALEFDFFLFGVEGYSRVTETQLVRKRLASYLIKSGRAELNGKRSYSVVYPRSVAQFAAQVTLPDGHVASLSGHDLAEISHQWYDAGLNAGLPEEDLRYLKPQATEFKAIIGMNAHALLDWFAIRCCRNAQHEIRHLAWQMLRLCRKAAPDLFAGAGPSCVQMGYCPENKRQHSRCVGRVLTKEQAMEMLRAHGGQQASAEDFTDQ from the coding sequence ATGCTTGACGAAAAATTCACCGGCAACGGCAAAGTAGTGCTGCTGGCAGGTGGCGGAAAAATCTATACGGATATTGCCGCCCGCTTTGTGCGCAGCGAGCGCAGTCTCGAAGAAATTGCGGCCTCGCCCTACTCGCGCCAGATCGTGCAGAACATTCTCGATTCCGGCCACAGGGCGGCGCTTGAATTCGACTTTTTTCTTTTTGGCGTCGAGGGATACTCGCGCGTTACCGAAACCCAGCTGGTGCGCAAGCGCCTGGCCTCGTATCTGATCAAGTCTGGCCGGGCCGAGCTGAACGGCAAGCGCAGCTACTCTGTGGTGTATCCGCGCAGCGTGGCGCAATTTGCCGCGCAGGTGACCCTGCCCGACGGGCATGTCGCCAGCCTGAGCGGGCACGACCTGGCCGAAATTTCGCACCAGTGGTACGATGCAGGTCTCAATGCGGGCCTGCCCGAAGAAGACCTGCGCTACCTGAAACCGCAGGCTACGGAATTCAAGGCCATCATCGGCATGAACGCCCACGCCCTGCTCGACTGGTTTGCCATCCGCTGCTGCCGCAACGCCCAGCACGAGATACGCCATCTGGCATGGCAGATGCTGCGCCTCTGCCGCAAGGCCGCGCCCGATCTCTTTGCCGGTGCTGGCCCGAGCTGCGTGCAGATGGGCTATTGCCCCGAAAACAAGCGCCAGCATTCGCGCTGCGTGGGCCGCGTGCTCACCAAGGAGCAGGCCATGGAGATGTTGCGCGCCCACGGCGGGCAGCAGGCCAGCGCCGAGGACTTTACCGACCAGTAG
- the trpB gene encoding tryptophan synthase subunit beta gives MSQHSAPYGKPDSNGFFGAYGGQFVPEPLKARLDEVAEAMKAAEADPSFQKELDYLCSHYTGRPNPVFHCANLSRSLGGAQIWLKREDLNHLGAHKINNTLGQCLLAKRMGKKRVIAETGAGQHGVATAATAALMGLECTICMGEVDMERQHLNVIRMEMLGSRVVAAKFGQRTLKEAVDEALGMWIEDPEMFYVLGSAVGPHPYPYMVRVFQSVVGREARAQMLAETGRLPSACLACVGGGSNAIGLFAGFLDDAGVRLLGVEPGGRGNSYGQHAASLCLGEPGVMHGFNSYMIKDPAGEAGEVYSISAGLDYPSVGPEHALLKDMGRAEYVSVTDREALDAFFALSRHEGIIPALESSHAVAHAMKMAPAMPRDAMLLVNLSGRGDKDVAQVAEMMQKWQI, from the coding sequence ATGAGCCAGCATTCCGCCCCTTACGGCAAACCCGACAGCAACGGCTTTTTTGGGGCCTACGGCGGGCAGTTTGTACCAGAGCCTCTCAAGGCTCGTCTGGACGAAGTGGCCGAAGCCATGAAGGCCGCCGAGGCAGACCCCTCCTTTCAGAAAGAACTGGATTATCTGTGCTCGCACTACACAGGGCGTCCCAACCCCGTGTTCCACTGCGCCAACCTGAGCCGCAGCCTTGGCGGCGCGCAGATATGGCTCAAGCGCGAAGACCTCAACCACCTGGGCGCGCACAAGATCAACAATACCCTTGGGCAGTGCCTGCTGGCCAAGCGCATGGGCAAAAAGCGCGTTATTGCCGAAACCGGCGCGGGGCAGCACGGCGTGGCCACAGCCGCCACGGCGGCCCTGATGGGGCTTGAGTGCACCATCTGCATGGGCGAGGTGGATATGGAGCGTCAGCACCTCAACGTGATCCGTATGGAGATGCTGGGCTCGCGCGTTGTGGCCGCCAAATTCGGCCAGCGCACCCTCAAGGAAGCCGTGGACGAAGCCCTGGGCATGTGGATTGAAGACCCGGAGATGTTCTACGTGCTGGGCTCCGCCGTGGGGCCGCACCCCTACCCGTATATGGTGCGCGTATTTCAGTCTGTGGTGGGGCGCGAGGCCCGCGCCCAGATGCTGGCGGAAACGGGGCGTCTGCCCAGCGCCTGCCTGGCCTGCGTGGGCGGCGGCTCCAACGCCATCGGCCTGTTTGCGGGTTTTCTTGACGATGCCGGCGTGCGCCTGCTGGGCGTGGAGCCCGGCGGTCGCGGCAACAGCTACGGCCAGCACGCGGCTTCGCTGTGCCTGGGCGAACCCGGCGTCATGCACGGCTTTAATTCTTACATGATCAAAGACCCTGCGGGCGAGGCGGGCGAGGTGTACTCCATCTCCGCCGGGCTGGATTACCCCTCGGTGGGGCCGGAACACGCCCTGCTCAAGGATATGGGCCGCGCCGAATACGTCAGCGTGACCGACAGGGAAGCTCTGGACGCGTTTTTTGCACTTTCGCGCCACGAGGGCATCATCCCGGCTCTGGAATCGTCGCACGCGGTGGCCCACGCCATGAAGATGGCCCCCGCCATGCCCAGGGACGCCATGCTGCTGGTGAACCTCTCCGGCCGTGGCGACAAGGACGTGGCGCAGGTTGCCGAAATGATGCAGAAATGGCAGATATAG
- the uvrC gene encoding excinuclease ABC subunit UvrC gives MQKPEPSSIPLTPGVYLYKDAKGRIIYVGKARVLRRRVLSYFRPEGLPAKTRAMLSHAESIEYLTTTTEKEALLLEASCIKKHRPHYNIVLRDDKQYVLFRINPKHPFPRLEIVRQARRDGARYFGPFTSALAARETWKLIHRAFALRRCTDRAMKNRVRPCLYHFMGQCPAPCMGIVTSQEYNENVRKVTELLQGRSAELLGGLRAAMEQASEELEFEKAASLRDQIRAVESTVERQAAVLPGGGDMDAVGLFAADRGLALGLLFVRNGAVTDGRAFYWSGLTFEDAPELLWSFMGQYYSQATPPPRVLLPWIPADQDDAAGEDGEQASGGAADASGVSTRDTLEQTLADRRGGAVRIVPPQNAGDNQLIDLAQSNAREEARRQEQKPEQNILERLAKALHLPGPPMRIECVDVSHTGGQQTRVGMVVFEDGKPERSQYRAYAMPDSGDDYATLYAWVARRLESGPPWPDLLLIDGGRGQLGTVQRALREAGNEDLFALAAIAKARDEEGHADRRAGNVADRIFVPNRANPLPLREGGPELLFLQNVRDNTHRFAIGRHRRARQGAALSGELMRLPGIGPATARLLWDHFGSVEAMRAAGVDDLCKIPGIGPAKAALLREKLRGLS, from the coding sequence ATGCAGAAGCCAGAACCTTCCAGCATTCCCCTCACGCCCGGCGTGTACCTGTACAAGGACGCCAAGGGGCGCATCATCTACGTGGGCAAGGCGCGCGTGCTGCGCCGCCGCGTGCTCTCGTACTTTCGCCCCGAGGGGCTGCCCGCCAAGACGCGGGCCATGCTCTCGCACGCCGAAAGTATCGAATATCTGACCACCACCACCGAAAAAGAAGCCCTGCTGCTCGAAGCCAGCTGCATCAAAAAGCACCGGCCCCACTACAATATCGTGCTGCGCGACGACAAGCAGTACGTGCTCTTTCGCATCAACCCCAAACATCCTTTTCCCCGGCTGGAAATTGTGCGCCAGGCCCGGCGCGACGGAGCACGTTACTTTGGCCCCTTTACCTCGGCGCTTGCCGCGCGCGAAACCTGGAAGCTCATCCACAGGGCCTTTGCCCTGCGCCGCTGCACCGACAGGGCCATGAAAAACCGCGTGCGGCCCTGCCTGTACCATTTTATGGGCCAGTGCCCCGCGCCCTGCATGGGCATTGTCACCTCGCAGGAATACAACGAAAACGTGCGCAAGGTTACGGAACTGCTGCAGGGGCGCTCGGCCGAACTGCTGGGCGGGCTGCGGGCAGCCATGGAGCAGGCGTCTGAAGAGCTGGAATTTGAAAAGGCGGCCAGTCTGCGCGACCAGATACGCGCGGTGGAAAGCACCGTGGAGCGGCAGGCGGCAGTGCTGCCCGGCGGCGGCGACATGGATGCCGTGGGGCTGTTTGCCGCAGACAGGGGGTTGGCCCTGGGGCTGCTGTTCGTGCGCAACGGGGCGGTAACGGATGGTCGCGCCTTTTACTGGTCGGGGCTGACCTTTGAGGATGCGCCGGAACTTTTGTGGTCGTTTATGGGGCAGTATTACAGCCAGGCCACGCCGCCCCCGCGCGTATTGCTGCCGTGGATTCCCGCTGACCAGGACGATGCGGCGGGAGAGGACGGCGAGCAGGCCTCAGGCGGCGCTGCCGACGCCAGCGGCGTTTCGACCCGCGACACGCTGGAGCAGACCCTGGCCGACCGTCGGGGCGGGGCCGTGCGCATCGTGCCGCCGCAAAACGCGGGCGACAATCAGCTCATTGACCTTGCGCAGTCCAATGCGCGCGAGGAGGCCCGCAGGCAGGAGCAGAAGCCGGAGCAGAATATACTGGAGCGTCTGGCAAAAGCCCTGCACCTGCCGGGGCCGCCCATGCGCATTGAATGCGTGGACGTGTCCCACACCGGAGGGCAGCAGACCCGCGTGGGCATGGTGGTTTTTGAGGACGGCAAGCCGGAGCGCTCGCAGTACCGCGCCTACGCCATGCCCGACAGCGGCGACGACTACGCCACACTGTACGCCTGGGTGGCGCGCAGGCTTGAGAGCGGGCCTCCGTGGCCCGATCTGCTGCTTATCGACGGCGGGCGCGGGCAGTTGGGCACTGTGCAGCGGGCGCTGCGCGAGGCGGGCAACGAAGACCTGTTTGCCCTTGCCGCCATTGCCAAGGCCAGAGACGAGGAGGGCCACGCCGACCGCCGCGCGGGCAATGTGGCCGACAGAATTTTTGTGCCCAACAGGGCCAACCCCTTGCCGCTGCGCGAGGGCGGGCCGGAGCTGCTGTTTTTGCAGAACGTGCGCGACAATACCCACCGCTTTGCCATCGGGCGTCACCGCAGGGCGCGTCAGGGCGCGGCCCTGTCGGGAGAGCTTATGCGTCTGCCGGGCATAGGCCCGGCCACGGCGCGTCTGCTGTGGGACCATTTTGGCAGCGTTGAGGCCATGCGGGCCGCCGGGGTGGACGACCTGTGTAAAATTCCGGGCATAGGTCCGGCCAAGGCCGCCCTGCTGCGCGAAAAACTGCGCGGCCTGAGCTGA
- a CDS encoding DUF3298 and DUF4163 domain-containing protein: protein MPSLVSFLLLTLLCLVQTALAARLPEMQTAGPLKAETAVQSNGDIAPPSGDASALPRAASAGQAETAGAATGGEQRGEPAPRANMAGTPPAREIAASPAQGATVQNPTDQTSPTQDAIKKVSLGEGVGDAQDETPGRGKTGQDTAAAIISGSRRPGIIEHQIVRANRGDKPDINLSYPSVGIRAIDANIRNWATGIADAFEETFASPGLYPDENRPRPELWCSYALSHPSDKALSITFEVWTYTGGAQGNLDVITLNYSLLTGQRLGLVDIFEDPDAALAIMSSWSRKELTPRLGGMRHEQYLRTGLNPVPENFASLTLIPSGIRINFQPYQVAPGMAGAQKVDIPLDELLPAHPLILLWGK, encoded by the coding sequence ATGCCCAGCCTTGTATCTTTTTTACTTTTGACCCTGCTGTGTCTCGTGCAGACCGCCCTTGCCGCCCGTCTGCCTGAAATGCAGACCGCGGGACCACTGAAGGCTGAAACCGCCGTCCAGAGCAACGGGGACATTGCGCCCCCATCAGGGGACGCGTCCGCCCTGCCCCGTGCCGCCAGCGCCGGTCAGGCTGAGACCGCCGGTGCGGCCACAGGCGGGGAACAACGGGGAGAACCCGCGCCGCGCGCCAACATGGCGGGCACGCCTCCGGCGCGCGAAATCGCCGCAAGCCCGGCTCAGGGGGCAACGGTACAGAACCCTACAGATCAGACCAGCCCGACCCAGGATGCAATCAAGAAAGTAAGCTTGGGCGAAGGCGTGGGCGATGCCCAGGACGAAACCCCAGGTCGGGGCAAAACCGGCCAGGATACCGCCGCAGCCATCATCTCTGGTTCGCGCCGCCCCGGCATCATTGAGCACCAGATCGTGCGCGCCAACCGTGGGGACAAGCCGGACATCAACCTGAGCTACCCCTCGGTGGGCATACGGGCCATTGACGCCAACATCCGCAACTGGGCCACCGGCATTGCCGACGCCTTTGAAGAGACATTTGCTTCGCCGGGGCTGTACCCGGACGAAAACCGCCCGAGGCCGGAGCTGTGGTGTTCGTACGCTCTCAGCCACCCTTCGGACAAGGCGCTGAGCATTACCTTTGAGGTCTGGACATACACGGGCGGGGCGCAGGGCAACCTGGACGTCATAACCCTGAACTACAGCCTGCTGACAGGCCAGCGCCTGGGACTTGTGGATATTTTTGAAGACCCTGACGCGGCTCTGGCCATTATGTCCTCATGGTCGCGCAAGGAGCTGACCCCGCGTCTTGGCGGCATGCGGCATGAGCAGTACCTGCGCACGGGCCTTAACCCCGTGCCCGAAAACTTTGCCAGCCTGACCCTGATCCCCTCGGGCATACGCATCAATTTTCAGCCCTATCAGGTTGCCCCCGGCATGGCGGGCGCGCAAAAAGTGGACATTCCCCTGGACGAACTGCTGCCCGCCCATCCCCTGATTTTGCTCTGGGGCAAATAG
- a CDS encoding sodium:calcium antiporter yields MTVRALRPYIIAVGLTLPGLCLRFIHPDISPLVVALLSGMAILGASFLLTWACEVAQMDIPQAVAVAVVAFIAVLPEYAVDMYFTWMAGQHPESAYSHYAIANMTGANRLLIGVGWSAIVLVFAGRFHTGVSLPDDKRTDVLFLGLATLYALFIPLKGSLTWIDGVALLGIYIWYICIIARRPVEEEEPEGPAALLAQFAKKVRLRSVVLIFIFSALVILCNAEPFSESLVASGKLLGINEFLLVQWLAPIASESPEFIIALMFASRGNASLALGSLLSSKLNQWTLLVGMIPGVYAASFGSLSPSINLDTHQFQEILLTAGQSLFAVALLVDLRLQVREAVWLLVLFAAQLLSPLYDAQLEALLGLAHDPLRLHYFFAQVYLVLAAALLLRNWRGLLRLREGFKV; encoded by the coding sequence ATGACAGTCCGTGCTTTGCGCCCCTACATCATTGCCGTTGGCCTGACCCTGCCCGGCCTTTGCCTGCGTTTTATTCATCCCGACATTTCACCGCTGGTTGTGGCCCTGCTCTCGGGCATGGCCATACTTGGCGCGTCGTTTTTGCTCACCTGGGCGTGCGAAGTGGCCCAGATGGACATTCCCCAGGCAGTGGCGGTGGCAGTGGTGGCATTTATCGCCGTGCTGCCCGAATACGCCGTGGACATGTACTTTACCTGGATGGCGGGGCAGCACCCAGAGAGCGCGTACTCCCATTACGCCATCGCCAACATGACAGGCGCAAACCGGCTGCTGATCGGCGTGGGCTGGTCGGCCATCGTGCTGGTGTTTGCGGGCAGGTTCCATACCGGGGTTTCACTGCCCGACGACAAGCGTACTGACGTGCTTTTTCTTGGTCTGGCGACTCTTTATGCGCTATTCATCCCGCTCAAGGGTTCGTTGACGTGGATTGACGGCGTGGCCCTGCTGGGCATCTACATCTGGTACATCTGCATCATCGCGCGCAGACCGGTGGAGGAAGAAGAACCCGAAGGCCCCGCAGCCCTGCTGGCGCAATTTGCCAAAAAAGTACGGCTGCGCAGCGTGGTGCTCATTTTTATTTTTTCGGCACTGGTCATCCTGTGCAATGCCGAACCCTTCAGCGAAAGTCTGGTGGCCAGCGGCAAGCTGCTTGGCATCAACGAGTTTTTGCTGGTGCAATGGCTCGCGCCCATTGCCTCCGAGTCGCCCGAATTCATCATTGCGCTCATGTTCGCCTCGCGCGGCAACGCCTCTCTGGCCCTGGGCAGCCTGCTTTCGTCCAAGCTCAACCAGTGGACCCTGCTCGTGGGCATGATCCCCGGCGTCTACGCCGCGTCATTTGGTTCGCTTTCTCCCTCTATAAACCTTGACACCCACCAGTTTCAGGAAATACTACTGACGGCCGGGCAATCCCTGTTTGCCGTGGCCCTGCTGGTGGATTTGCGCCTGCAGGTGCGCGAGGCGGTGTGGCTGCTCGTCCTTTTTGCAGCCCAGCTGCTTTCGCCCCTGTATGACGCCCAGTTGGAGGCCCTGCTGGGACTTGCCCACGACCCGCTGCGCCTGCACTACTTTTTTGCGCAGGTGTATCTGGTGTTGGCGGCGGCGCTGCTGCTCCGCAACTGGCGGGGTCTGCTGCGTCTGCGCGAAGGGTTCAAGGTTTAA